One genomic segment of Gossypium arboreum isolate Shixiya-1 chromosome 3, ASM2569848v2, whole genome shotgun sequence includes these proteins:
- the LOC108474808 gene encoding protein DETOXIFICATION 46, chloroplastic produces MMLTSKTLIQPPSIHLPNPNLKLSPSIPKRSTFSSLPFHRSFLLSFSHNLTPQNPSRHCISPGQELSYENEDLVEEQNEEEEVEISREIKGEGLANQSIWNQMKEIVMFTGPATGLWLCGPLMSLIDTAVIGQGSSIELAALGPATVVCDYTGYMFMFLSIATSNMVATSLARRDKNGVQHQISILLFIGLFCGFLMLILTRFFGSWALTAFSGPKNAHLVPAGNTYVQIRSLAWPAVLVGWVAQSASLGMKDSWGPLKALAVSSAINGIGDVALCMFLGYGIAGAAWATMVSQVVAAYMMIDALNKKGYNAFAISIPTFEELLSVLAIAGPVFVTLTAKVIFYSVLVYFATSMGTHTVAAHQVLLQTYAMCTVWGEPLSQTAQSFMPELIYGVNRSLPKARMLLKSLVTIGATLGLVLGIIGTAVPRFFPNIFTPDVKVIQEMHKVLLPYFLALAITPSTHSLEGTLLAGRDLRFISLSMTGCLAFGALIPPLLTSTGCGLASCWFALMGFQWARFFLSLQRLLSSNGILYSEDLTRFELKDMKAS; encoded by the exons ATGATGTTAACCAGTAAGACATTAATTCAACCTCCTTCCATTCATCTCCCAAACCCTAATCTCAAACTCTCTCCTTCAATCCCTAAAAGATCCACTTTCTCATCCCTTCCTTTTCACCGATCATTTTTACTGTCTTTTTCACATAATTTGACGCCTCAAAATCCTAGCCGTCACTGCATTAGCCCTGGCCAGGAACTGAGTTATGAAAATGAAGATTTAGTCGAAGAacaaaatgaagaagaagaagtggAAATTAGCCGGGAAATCAAGGGAGAGGGATTAGCAAATCAGAGCATATGGAATCAAATGAAAGAGATTGTGATGTTTACTGGACCGGCTACTGGGCTTTGGCTTTGCGGGCCTTTGATGAGTCTTATTGATACTGCTGTCATTGGTCAGGGAAGCTCAATCGAGCTTGCAGCTTTAG GTCCAGCAACGGTTGTTTGTGATTATACAGGTTATATGTTTATGTTCCTTTCAATTGCCACTTCCAATATGGTGGCCACTTCTCTTGCTAGACGG GATAAAAATGGAGTTCAGCATCAGATATCTATCCTGCTTTTTATTGGGTTGTTTTGTGGCTTTTTGATGCTTATCTTAACTAGATTCTTTGGTTCATGGGCATTAACAG CTTTTTCTGGACCCAAGAATGCACATCTTGTACCTGCTGGAAACACATATGTTCAG ATTAGAAGTTTAGCATGGCCAGCAGTTCTAGTTGGATGGGTGGCGCAAAGTGCCAG CCTTGGCATGAAAGATTCCTGGGGACCTTTGAAAGCATTGGCTGTTTCCAGTGCCATAAATGGTATTGGTGATGTTGCCTTGTGCATGTTTTTAGGTTATGGTATCGCTGGAGCGGCATGGGCAACAATGGTTTCACAG GTTGTTGCAGCTTATATGATGATTGATGCTCTAAACAAGAAAGGGTACAATGCATTTGCCATCTCCATTCCAACATTTGAAGAGCTGCTGAGCGTGCTAGCAATTGCTGGTCCAGTATTTGTAACTTTGACGGCAAAG GTAATTTTCTATTCTGTCCTCGTATATTTCGCTACATCCATGGGAACACACACTGTTGCTGCTCATCAG GTCCTCCTTCAAACATACGCGATGTGCACTGTTTGGGGTGAGCCTCTCTCTCAAACCGCACAGTCATTTATGCCTGAGTTGATATATGGAGTCAATCGAAGTTTGCCAAAG GCTAGAATGCTGCTAAAATCACTTGTCACTATTGGCGCTACACTTGGACTAGTATTGGGGATTATTGGAACGGCAGTTCCTCGGTTTTTTCCCAATATCTTTACACCCGATGTAAAGGTCATCCAGGAG ATGCACAAGGTGCTATTACCATACTTTCTGGCATTAGCTATAACCCCAAGCACTCACAGCCTTGAAGGCACTTTGCTG GCTGGACGAGATCTTCGATTTATTAGCTTGTCAATGACAGGATGCCTTGCCTTTGGTGCGCTTATACCACCG CTTTTGACTTCTACTGGATGTGGCTTGGCGAGCTGCTGGTTTGCACTTATGGGGTTCCAATGG GCTCGGTTTTTCCTTTCCCTTCAACGTCTTCTTTCTTCCAACGGCATACTGTATTCCGAAGACTTGACACGATTCGAATTGAAGGATATGAAAGCCTCTTAA
- the LOC108475453 gene encoding protein DETOXIFICATION 46, chloroplastic-like, whose translation MQATPLFYPPLRNPNLKSLSFYHSSTFSTKPPLPHLGFSRFLSKDHRFIKNCIVSSQELSHFDTEITAQNGGFSLCDRVNEREDDKMLGTQSLWSQIKEIMMFTGPATGLWICGPLMSLIDTAVIGQGSSIELAALGPGTVLCDYMSYVFMFLSVATSNMVATSLAREDKKEVQHQISVLLFVGLAGGLLMLFFTKFFGSWALTAFTGPNNVHIVPAANTYVQIRGLAWPAVIVGWVAQSASLGMKDSWGPLKALGIASAINGVGDIVLCSFLGYGIAGAAWATMVSQVVAGYMMIDSLNKKGFNAFAISVPSLDDLRTIFAISAPVFITMMAKVAFYALIIYFATNMGTYTVAAHQVMIQTYWMWTVWGEPLSQTAQSFMPELLYGINRNLSKARMLLKSLIIIGAILGLILGIVGTAVPWLFPNIFTPDQKVIDEMHKVLAPYFISLAVTPAALALEGTLLAGHDLKFVSLMMSGCFTLGAIVLLLVSSGGFGLPGCWYALVGFQWARFFLCLQRLLSPTGMLYSEESNDYKPEMLKVA comes from the exons ATGCAAGCTACACCTCTCTTTTATCCTCCATTGAGAAACCCAAACCTTAAATCATTATCTTTTTACCACTCTTCAACGTTTTCAACTAagccaccattgccacacctcgGTTTCTCTCGGTTCCTTTCTAAAGACCATCGTTTTATCAAGAACTGTATTGTTTCTAGCCAAGAACTATCCCATTTCGACACTGAAATCACAGCACAAAATGGTGGGTTTTCGTTGTGCGACCGAGTAAATGAACGGGAAGATGATAAAATGTTGGGAACCCAGAGTTTATGGAGTCAAATTAAGGAGATAATGATGTTTACTGGACCTGCAACTGGTCTTTGGATTTGTGGACCATTGATGAGTTTAATTGATACTGCAGTTATTGGTCAAGGAAGCTCCATTGAGCTTGCTGCTTTAG GGCCTGGAACAGTTCTTTGTGATTATATGAGCTATGTTTTTATGTTCCTTTCTGTTGCTACTTCCAATATGGTTGCCACTTCCCTTGCTAGAGAG GATAAAAAAGAAGTGCAGCACCAAATATCTGTCTTACTTTTTGTTGGTTTGGCTGGTGGCTTATTAATGcttttcttcacaaaattttttgGTTCATGGGCACTAACAG CATTTACGGGGCCGAATAATGTACATATCGTACCGGCAGCAAACACATACGTTCAG ATTCGTGGCTTGGCATGGCCGGCGGTTATTGTCGGATGGGTTGCTCAAAGTGCAAG TCTCGGCATGAAAGATTCTTGGGGACCTTTGAAGGCCTTAGGTATTGCTAGTGCTATAAATGGAGTTGGAGATATAGTACTTTGCAGCTTCTTAGGCTATGGCATAGCTGGTGCTGCTTGGGCAACAATGGTGTCACAA GTTGTTGCTGGTTACATGATGATTGATTCTTTAAACAAGAAAGGATTTAATGCATTTGCAATCTCGGTTCCGTCCCTCGATGACCTTAGGACGATTTTCGCAATCTCTGCCCCGGTTTTCATAACGATGATGGCAAAG GTTGCTTTCTATGCACTCATCATCTATTTTGCGACGAATATGGGCACGTACACGGTGGCTGCTCATCAG GTCATGATCCAAACCTATTGGATGTGGACCGTATGGGGCGAGCCTCTATCCCAAACCGCACAGTCGTTTATGCCAGAATTGCTATATGGAATCAATAGAAATTTGTCAAAG GCTCGAATGCTGCTAAAGTCACTTATCATCATCGGAGCTATCCTTGGACTGATATTGGGTATAGTCGGAACAGCAGTTCCTTGGTTATTTCCCAATATCTTCACACCCGACCAGAAGGTCATagacgag ATGCACAAAGTGTTGGCACCGTACTTTATCTCACTAGCCGTGACACCAGCTGCTCTCGCCCTTGAAGGAACATTGTTG GCAGGGCATGATCTTAAATTCGTTAGCTTAATGATGAGTGGATGCTTCACGTTGGGTGCTATTGTACTACTG CTGGTGAGCAGTGGTGGATTCGGTTTGCCGGGCTGCTGGTATGCCCTCGTAGGATTTCAATGG GCTCGGTTTTTTCTTTGTCTACAACGCCTCCTTTCACCTACCGGCATGCTTTATTCCGAAGAATCGAACGATTATAAACCCGAGATGCTAAAAGTTGCTTAG
- the LOC108476117 gene encoding coatomer subunit alpha-1-like isoform X2, producing MLTKFETKSNRVKGLSFHTKRPWILASLHSGVIQLWDYRMGTLIDRFDEHDGPVRGVHFHMSQPLFVSGGDDYKIKVWNYKLHRCLFTLLGHLDYIRTVQFHHEHPWVVSASDDQTIRIWNWQSRTCISVLTGHNHYVMCASFHPKEDLVVSASLDQTVRVWDVSSLKKKGASPADDILRLSQMNTDLFGGVDAVVKYVLDGHDRGVNWAAFHPTLPLIVSGADDRQVKLWRMNDTKAWEVDTLRGHMNNVSCVMFHAKQDIIVSNSEDKSIRVWDATKRTGLQTFRREHDRFWILAAHPEINLLAAGHDSGMIVFKLERERPAFAVSGDSLFYAKDRFLRCYDFSTQKETQIVPIRRPGSTTLNQCPRTLSYSPTENAVLICSDVDGGTYELYQIPKDSIGRNDLQEAKRGPGSSAIFVARNRFAVLDKSNNQVLIKNLKNEVVKKSGLPVPTDAIFYAGTGNLLCRSDDRVVVFDLQQRLVLGDLQTPFVKYVVWSSDMESVALLSKHSIIITSKKLVHQCTFHETIRVKSGDWDENGVFIYTTLNHIKYCLPNGDSGIIRTLDVPIYLTKVSGNKIFCLDRDGKNKTLVIDATEYIFKLSLLRKRYDHVMSMIRNSQLCGEAVIAYLQQKGFPEVALHFVKDEKTRFNLAIESGNIQIAVASAKEIDDKDHWYRLGVEALRQGNAGIVEYAYQRTKNFERLSFLYLINGNLEKLSKMLKIAEVKNDIMGQFHNALYLGDIQERVKILENAGHLPLAYVTASVHGLDDVAERLAAELGDDVPSLPEGKKPSLLMPPAPVICGGDWPLLRVMKGIFEGGFDSTGRGAVDEEEEGADGDWGEDLDMVDADGLQNGDVTTILEDGEVAEDNEEGGWDLEDLELPPEVETPRVNARSSVFVAPTPGMPVSQIWSQRSSLAADHAAAGNFDTAMRLLSRQLGIRNFAPLKSMFLDLHTGSHSYLRAFSSAPVVSLAVERGWSESASPNVRGPPSLVFNFSQLDEKLKAGYKATTDGKFTEALRLFLSILHTIPLIVVESRREVDEVKELIIIAKEYVLGLQMELKRRELKDNPVRQQELAAYFTHCNLQMPHLRLALRNAMTICCKAKNLATAANFARRLLETNPNENHSKAARQVLQVSERNMTDASQLNYDFRNPFVTCGATYVPIYRGQKDLSCPYCTTRFMPTQEGQLCTICDLAVIGADASGSHCLVFFSY from the exons ATGTTGACGAAGTTTGAGACGAAGAGTAATAGAGTGAAGGGACTAAGTTTCCACACCAAGAGGCCGTGGATCTTAGCTAGTCTTCACAGTGGCGTTATTCAGTTATGGGACTATCGAATGGGGACTTTGATTGATCGATTTGACGAACACGATGGCCCTGTTCGTGGTGTCCATTTTCACATGTCTCAACCTTTGTTTGTCTCTGGAG ggGATGACTACAAGATAAAGGTCTGGAACTACAAGTTGCATAGATGTCTTTTTACCCTTCTTGGACATCTTGATTATATTCGTACTGTGCAATTTCATCATGAACATCCATGGGTTGTGAGTGCCAGTGATGATCAAACCATTCGCATATGGAACTGGCAGTCTCGAACTTGCATCTCTGTGTTGACTGGTCATAATCACTATGTTATGTGCGCCTCATTCCATCCTAAAGAAGACCTGGTTGTGTCGGCCTCCCTTGACCAGACAGTTCGAGTTTGGGATGTTAGTTCCTTGAAAAAGAAGGGTGCCTCCCCAGCAGATGACATTTTACGGTTGAGTCAGATGAACACAGATCTTTTTGGTGGTGTTGATGCAGTTGTCAAGTATGTGTTGGATGGACATGACCGAGGAGTAAATTGGGCTGCATTTCATCCGACTTTACCTTTGATAGTCTCTGGTGCTGATGACCGCCAAGTGAAATTGTGGCGTATGAATG ATACCAAGGCTTGGGAAGTGGATACCTTGAGAGGACACATGAATAATGTGTCATGTGTCATGTTCCATGCCAAACAAGACATCATTGTATCCAATTCCGAGGATAAAAGTATTCGAGTGTGGGATGCAACAAAGCGAACTGGACTTCAAACTTTCCGTCGAGAACATGACAGGTTCTGGATTCTTGCAGCCCATCCTGAGATTAATCTTTTGGCAGCTGGACATGACAGTGGCATGATTGTATTTAAGCTAGAGAGAGAACGGCCTGCTTTTGCAGTCAGTGGGGATTCTCTGTTTTATGCCAAGGATCGATTCTTAAGGTGTTATGACTTTTCAACACAAAAAGAGACACAAATAGTTCCTATCCGGCGGCCCGGCTCCACAACCCTGAATCAATGTCCAAGGACTCTTTCTTATAGTCCCACAGAAAATGCGGTTCTTATCTGCTCAGATGTTGATGGAGGAACTTATGAGTTGTATCAGATACCAAAAGACAGCATTGGTAGGAATGACTTGCAGGAGGCAAAGAGAGGTCCTGGTAGTTCTGCTATATTTGTGGCTCGGAACCGTTTTGCTGTACTCGACAAAAGCAACAACCAAGTCTTAATCAAGAATCTTAAAAATGAGGTTGTTAAAAAAAGTGGTCTTCCGGTGCCTACAGATGCAATTTTCTATGCTGGAACAGGTAATTTATTGTGTAGATCAGATGATAGAGTGGTTGTATTTGATCTCCAGCAGAGACTTGTTCTTGGTGATCTACAAACGCCTTTTGTGAAGTATGTTGTTTGGTCTAGTGACATGGAGAGTGTCGCTTTGCTCAGCAAGCATTCCATTATCATTACTAGCAAGAAACTTGTGCACCAGTGCACTTTTCATGAGACGATACGAGTTAAGAGTGGAGACTGGGATGAAAATGGCGTTTTTATTTACACCACTCTAAACCATATAAAATACTGCCTACCCAATGGAGATAGTGGAATAATTCGAACACTTGATGTTCCAATATACCTAACTAAGGTTTCTGGAAACAAAATATTTTGCCTGGACCGTGATGGGAAGAACAAGACGCTGGTCATTGATGCTACAGAATACATTTTCAAGCTGTCTCTGCTTCGTAAGAGGTATGATCATGTTATGAGCATGATAAGAAACTCCCAGCTTTGTGGTGAGGCCGTGATTGCTTATCTACAACAGAAGGGGTTCCCTGAAGTGGCCCTCCATTTTGTCAAAGATGAGAAAACTCGGTTTAACTTGGCTATAGAGAGTGGGAACATTCAAATTGCTGTTGCATCTGCTAAGGAGATTGATGACAAGGATCATTGGTATAGGTTGGGTGTGGAAGCCCTTCGCCAAGGCAATGCAGGTATAGTTGAATATGCCTACCAGAGGACAAAGAACTTTGAGAGGTTGTCGTTTCTTTATCTCATAAATGGTAACCTGGAAAAGCTGTCCAAGATGCTGAAGATTGCAGAAGTCAAGAACGATATTATGGGCCAGTTTCACAATGCTTTGTATCTTGGTGATATTCAAGAACGTGTAAAGATCTTGGAGAATGCTGGTCATTTGCCTCTTGCTTATGTTACAGCATCAGTCCATGGGCTAGACGATGTTGCGGAGAGGTTAGCTGCTGAGTTGGGAGATGATGTCCCTTCTTTGCCGGAAGGGAAAAAACCTTCCTTATTGATGCCTCCGGCACCCGTTATTTGTGGTGGTGATTGGCCCCTGTTGAGAGTAATGAAAGGTATATTTGAAGGTGGATTCGATAGTACTGGCAGGGGTGCAGTGGATGAAGAGGAGGAGGGTGCAGATGGTGATTGGGGTGAAGATCTTGATATGGTCGATGCTGATGGCTTGCAGAACGGAGATGTTACTACAATTTTGGAGGATGGGGAAGTGGCTGAAGACAATGAAGAGGGTGGGTGGGACCTTGAAGACTTGGAACTCCCTCCTGAGGTAGAGACACCAAGGGTTAATGCTCGTTCTTCTGTTTTCGTGGCACCAACTCCTGGTATGCCTGTGAGTCAAATTTGGAGTCAGAGATCGTCACTTGCTGCTGATCATGCGGCTGCTGGCAATTTTGATACAGCCATGCGTTTGCTGAGCAGGCAACTTGGAATAAGAAACTTTGCTCCTTTAAAATCCATGTTTCTCGATCTTCACACTGGCAGCCATAGCTATCTTCGTGCATTTTCATCTGCGCCAGTAGTGTCCTTGGCAGTTGAGAGGGGATGGAGTGAGTCTGCTAGCCCTAATGTGAGGGGTCCACCCTCTCTCGTATTCAACTTTTCTCAGCTGGACGAAAAGCTGAAGGCTGGGTACAAGGCCACAACAGATGGAAAGTTTACTGAGGCTCTTCGGCTTTTCCTCAGCATTCTTCATACAATTCCATTGATTGTTGTGGAGTCGAGGAGGGAAGTTGATGAAGTCAAAGAGTTAATTATCATCGCCAAGGAGTATGTTCTTGGTCTGCAGATGGAGCTTAAGCGTAGAGAATTGAAAGACAATCCGGTACGCCAGCAGGAGCTTGCTGCCTACTTCACCCATTGCAACCTTCAAATGCCTCATCTCAGACTTGCTCTGCGGAACGCAATGACCATCTGTTGCAAGGCAAAAAACCTGGCTACAGCCGCTAACTTTGCCAGGCGTCTTCTAGAAACAAACCCTAACGAGAACCATTCAAAGGCAGCGAGGCAAGTACTCCAAGTTTCAGAGAGGAATATGACAGATGCATCTCAGTTAAACTACGATTTCAGGAACCCTTTTGTGACATGCGGGGCAACTTACGTCCCGATTTACCGAGGACAGAAAGATTTATCTTGCCCTTACTGTACTACTCGCTTCATGCCTACCCAGGAGGGTCAATTGTGTACAATCTGTGATCTCGCAGTCATCGGAGCAGACGCATCAG gttCCCATTGCTTGGTATTTTTTTCCTATTGA
- the LOC108476117 gene encoding coatomer subunit alpha-1-like isoform X1, whose protein sequence is MLTKFETKSNRVKGLSFHTKRPWILASLHSGVIQLWDYRMGTLIDRFDEHDGPVRGVHFHMSQPLFVSGGDDYKIKVWNYKLHRCLFTLLGHLDYIRTVQFHHEHPWVVSASDDQTIRIWNWQSRTCISVLTGHNHYVMCASFHPKEDLVVSASLDQTVRVWDVSSLKKKGASPADDILRLSQMNTDLFGGVDAVVKYVLDGHDRGVNWAAFHPTLPLIVSGADDRQVKLWRMNDTKAWEVDTLRGHMNNVSCVMFHAKQDIIVSNSEDKSIRVWDATKRTGLQTFRREHDRFWILAAHPEINLLAAGHDSGMIVFKLERERPAFAVSGDSLFYAKDRFLRCYDFSTQKETQIVPIRRPGSTTLNQCPRTLSYSPTENAVLICSDVDGGTYELYQIPKDSIGRNDLQEAKRGPGSSAIFVARNRFAVLDKSNNQVLIKNLKNEVVKKSGLPVPTDAIFYAGTGNLLCRSDDRVVVFDLQQRLVLGDLQTPFVKYVVWSSDMESVALLSKHSIIITSKKLVHQCTFHETIRVKSGDWDENGVFIYTTLNHIKYCLPNGDSGIIRTLDVPIYLTKVSGNKIFCLDRDGKNKTLVIDATEYIFKLSLLRKRYDHVMSMIRNSQLCGEAVIAYLQQKGFPEVALHFVKDEKTRFNLAIESGNIQIAVASAKEIDDKDHWYRLGVEALRQGNAGIVEYAYQRTKNFERLSFLYLINGNLEKLSKMLKIAEVKNDIMGQFHNALYLGDIQERVKILENAGHLPLAYVTASVHGLDDVAERLAAELGDDVPSLPEGKKPSLLMPPAPVICGGDWPLLRVMKGIFEGGFDSTGRGAVDEEEEGADGDWGEDLDMVDADGLQNGDVTTILEDGEVAEDNEEGGWDLEDLELPPEVETPRVNARSSVFVAPTPGMPVSQIWSQRSSLAADHAAAGNFDTAMRLLSRQLGIRNFAPLKSMFLDLHTGSHSYLRAFSSAPVVSLAVERGWSESASPNVRGPPSLVFNFSQLDEKLKAGYKATTDGKFTEALRLFLSILHTIPLIVVESRREVDEVKELIIIAKEYVLGLQMELKRRELKDNPVRQQELAAYFTHCNLQMPHLRLALRNAMTICCKAKNLATAANFARRLLETNPNENHSKAARQVLQVSERNMTDASQLNYDFRNPFVTCGATYVPIYRGQKDLSCPYCTTRFMPTQEGQLCTICDLAVIGADASGLLCSPSQIR, encoded by the exons ATGTTGACGAAGTTTGAGACGAAGAGTAATAGAGTGAAGGGACTAAGTTTCCACACCAAGAGGCCGTGGATCTTAGCTAGTCTTCACAGTGGCGTTATTCAGTTATGGGACTATCGAATGGGGACTTTGATTGATCGATTTGACGAACACGATGGCCCTGTTCGTGGTGTCCATTTTCACATGTCTCAACCTTTGTTTGTCTCTGGAG ggGATGACTACAAGATAAAGGTCTGGAACTACAAGTTGCATAGATGTCTTTTTACCCTTCTTGGACATCTTGATTATATTCGTACTGTGCAATTTCATCATGAACATCCATGGGTTGTGAGTGCCAGTGATGATCAAACCATTCGCATATGGAACTGGCAGTCTCGAACTTGCATCTCTGTGTTGACTGGTCATAATCACTATGTTATGTGCGCCTCATTCCATCCTAAAGAAGACCTGGTTGTGTCGGCCTCCCTTGACCAGACAGTTCGAGTTTGGGATGTTAGTTCCTTGAAAAAGAAGGGTGCCTCCCCAGCAGATGACATTTTACGGTTGAGTCAGATGAACACAGATCTTTTTGGTGGTGTTGATGCAGTTGTCAAGTATGTGTTGGATGGACATGACCGAGGAGTAAATTGGGCTGCATTTCATCCGACTTTACCTTTGATAGTCTCTGGTGCTGATGACCGCCAAGTGAAATTGTGGCGTATGAATG ATACCAAGGCTTGGGAAGTGGATACCTTGAGAGGACACATGAATAATGTGTCATGTGTCATGTTCCATGCCAAACAAGACATCATTGTATCCAATTCCGAGGATAAAAGTATTCGAGTGTGGGATGCAACAAAGCGAACTGGACTTCAAACTTTCCGTCGAGAACATGACAGGTTCTGGATTCTTGCAGCCCATCCTGAGATTAATCTTTTGGCAGCTGGACATGACAGTGGCATGATTGTATTTAAGCTAGAGAGAGAACGGCCTGCTTTTGCAGTCAGTGGGGATTCTCTGTTTTATGCCAAGGATCGATTCTTAAGGTGTTATGACTTTTCAACACAAAAAGAGACACAAATAGTTCCTATCCGGCGGCCCGGCTCCACAACCCTGAATCAATGTCCAAGGACTCTTTCTTATAGTCCCACAGAAAATGCGGTTCTTATCTGCTCAGATGTTGATGGAGGAACTTATGAGTTGTATCAGATACCAAAAGACAGCATTGGTAGGAATGACTTGCAGGAGGCAAAGAGAGGTCCTGGTAGTTCTGCTATATTTGTGGCTCGGAACCGTTTTGCTGTACTCGACAAAAGCAACAACCAAGTCTTAATCAAGAATCTTAAAAATGAGGTTGTTAAAAAAAGTGGTCTTCCGGTGCCTACAGATGCAATTTTCTATGCTGGAACAGGTAATTTATTGTGTAGATCAGATGATAGAGTGGTTGTATTTGATCTCCAGCAGAGACTTGTTCTTGGTGATCTACAAACGCCTTTTGTGAAGTATGTTGTTTGGTCTAGTGACATGGAGAGTGTCGCTTTGCTCAGCAAGCATTCCATTATCATTACTAGCAAGAAACTTGTGCACCAGTGCACTTTTCATGAGACGATACGAGTTAAGAGTGGAGACTGGGATGAAAATGGCGTTTTTATTTACACCACTCTAAACCATATAAAATACTGCCTACCCAATGGAGATAGTGGAATAATTCGAACACTTGATGTTCCAATATACCTAACTAAGGTTTCTGGAAACAAAATATTTTGCCTGGACCGTGATGGGAAGAACAAGACGCTGGTCATTGATGCTACAGAATACATTTTCAAGCTGTCTCTGCTTCGTAAGAGGTATGATCATGTTATGAGCATGATAAGAAACTCCCAGCTTTGTGGTGAGGCCGTGATTGCTTATCTACAACAGAAGGGGTTCCCTGAAGTGGCCCTCCATTTTGTCAAAGATGAGAAAACTCGGTTTAACTTGGCTATAGAGAGTGGGAACATTCAAATTGCTGTTGCATCTGCTAAGGAGATTGATGACAAGGATCATTGGTATAGGTTGGGTGTGGAAGCCCTTCGCCAAGGCAATGCAGGTATAGTTGAATATGCCTACCAGAGGACAAAGAACTTTGAGAGGTTGTCGTTTCTTTATCTCATAAATGGTAACCTGGAAAAGCTGTCCAAGATGCTGAAGATTGCAGAAGTCAAGAACGATATTATGGGCCAGTTTCACAATGCTTTGTATCTTGGTGATATTCAAGAACGTGTAAAGATCTTGGAGAATGCTGGTCATTTGCCTCTTGCTTATGTTACAGCATCAGTCCATGGGCTAGACGATGTTGCGGAGAGGTTAGCTGCTGAGTTGGGAGATGATGTCCCTTCTTTGCCGGAAGGGAAAAAACCTTCCTTATTGATGCCTCCGGCACCCGTTATTTGTGGTGGTGATTGGCCCCTGTTGAGAGTAATGAAAGGTATATTTGAAGGTGGATTCGATAGTACTGGCAGGGGTGCAGTGGATGAAGAGGAGGAGGGTGCAGATGGTGATTGGGGTGAAGATCTTGATATGGTCGATGCTGATGGCTTGCAGAACGGAGATGTTACTACAATTTTGGAGGATGGGGAAGTGGCTGAAGACAATGAAGAGGGTGGGTGGGACCTTGAAGACTTGGAACTCCCTCCTGAGGTAGAGACACCAAGGGTTAATGCTCGTTCTTCTGTTTTCGTGGCACCAACTCCTGGTATGCCTGTGAGTCAAATTTGGAGTCAGAGATCGTCACTTGCTGCTGATCATGCGGCTGCTGGCAATTTTGATACAGCCATGCGTTTGCTGAGCAGGCAACTTGGAATAAGAAACTTTGCTCCTTTAAAATCCATGTTTCTCGATCTTCACACTGGCAGCCATAGCTATCTTCGTGCATTTTCATCTGCGCCAGTAGTGTCCTTGGCAGTTGAGAGGGGATGGAGTGAGTCTGCTAGCCCTAATGTGAGGGGTCCACCCTCTCTCGTATTCAACTTTTCTCAGCTGGACGAAAAGCTGAAGGCTGGGTACAAGGCCACAACAGATGGAAAGTTTACTGAGGCTCTTCGGCTTTTCCTCAGCATTCTTCATACAATTCCATTGATTGTTGTGGAGTCGAGGAGGGAAGTTGATGAAGTCAAAGAGTTAATTATCATCGCCAAGGAGTATGTTCTTGGTCTGCAGATGGAGCTTAAGCGTAGAGAATTGAAAGACAATCCGGTACGCCAGCAGGAGCTTGCTGCCTACTTCACCCATTGCAACCTTCAAATGCCTCATCTCAGACTTGCTCTGCGGAACGCAATGACCATCTGTTGCAAGGCAAAAAACCTGGCTACAGCCGCTAACTTTGCCAGGCGTCTTCTAGAAACAAACCCTAACGAGAACCATTCAAAGGCAGCGAGGCAAGTACTCCAAGTTTCAGAGAGGAATATGACAGATGCATCTCAGTTAAACTACGATTTCAGGAACCCTTTTGTGACATGCGGGGCAACTTACGTCCCGATTTACCGAGGACAGAAAGATTTATCTTGCCCTTACTGTACTACTCGCTTCATGCCTACCCAGGAGGGTCAATTGTGTACAATCTGTGATCTCGCAGTCATCGGAGCAGACGCATCAGGTTTGCTCTGTTCTCCTTCTCAAATTCGATAA